The following proteins are co-located in the Pyrococcus abyssi GE5 genome:
- a CDS encoding DUF473 domain-containing protein: MEIPLLSGIARRALDSLMRNPYRTLEIRSARNYLTLERLHEGDLVFLTYESLEDVTRGTEGIIAKITRIEKMHQRIPWEESDEREISICRVQLKLVGLGRIMEVHEKEGITVVKVREMMHHEMTMG; this comes from the coding sequence ATGGAGATTCCTCTCCTCTCTGGAATAGCGAGAAGGGCTTTGGATTCTCTCATGAGGAACCCCTACAGAACGCTTGAGATAAGGAGTGCCAGGAATTATTTAACCCTCGAAAGGCTCCACGAGGGGGATTTGGTTTTCCTAACGTACGAATCCCTTGAGGACGTTACAAGAGGAACGGAGGGGATAATAGCTAAGATAACTAGGATAGAAAAGATGCATCAGAGAATTCCGTGGGAGGAAAGCGACGAGAGGGAAATAAGCATATGCAGGGTTCAGCTAAAGCTCGTAGGTCTTGGAAGAATAATGGAAGTTCACGAGAAGGAGGGGATTACCGTAGTTAAAGTTAGGGAGATGATGCACCACGAGATGACTATGGGGTGA
- a CDS encoding S-methyl-5'-thioadenosine phosphorylase, with amino-acid sequence MPKIGIIGGSGVYGVFEPKEVVKIHTPYGRPSAPVEIGEIEGVEVAFIPRHGKYHEFPPHEVPYRANIWALYELGVERIIAINAVGSLKEEYKPGDIVIIDQFIDFTKKREYTFYNGPKVAHVSMADPFCPELRRIFIETAKELGLPVHEKGTYICIEGPRFSTRAESRMFRQFADVIGMTLVPEVNLARELGMCYVNISTVTDYDVWAEKPVNAQEVLRVMKENEEKVQKLLRKAIPKIPEERKCGCADVLKTMFV; translated from the coding sequence ATGCCGAAGATAGGCATAATTGGAGGATCTGGAGTTTACGGGGTCTTCGAGCCGAAGGAAGTCGTTAAGATACACACACCCTACGGAAGGCCATCCGCTCCAGTGGAAATAGGGGAGATAGAAGGGGTAGAGGTTGCATTCATTCCAAGGCATGGAAAGTACCATGAGTTTCCACCGCACGAGGTTCCGTACAGGGCAAACATCTGGGCCCTATACGAGCTCGGCGTTGAGAGGATAATAGCGATAAACGCCGTTGGTTCTCTGAAAGAGGAATATAAGCCGGGTGACATAGTGATAATTGACCAGTTCATAGATTTCACGAAGAAGAGGGAGTACACATTCTACAATGGACCAAAGGTTGCCCACGTAAGCATGGCCGATCCTTTCTGTCCTGAGTTAAGGAGGATATTCATAGAGACCGCAAAGGAACTTGGACTCCCAGTCCACGAGAAAGGAACCTACATTTGTATAGAAGGACCCAGGTTCTCAACGAGGGCTGAGTCTAGGATGTTCAGGCAATTCGCAGATGTCATCGGAATGACGTTAGTTCCTGAAGTTAACCTAGCCAGGGAGTTGGGAATGTGCTACGTGAACATATCAACGGTAACCGACTATGACGTGTGGGCTGAAAAGCCAGTGAACGCCCAGGAAGTTCTAAGGGTTATGAAAGAGAACGAAGAGAAAGTCCAGAAACTACTCAGAAAGGCCATTCCAAAGATTCCCGAGGAGAGGAAATGTGGCTGTGCGGATGTATTGAAGACAATGTTCGTCTGA
- a CDS encoding ORC1-type DNA replication protein, with product MSEGEQLHLDKLFERLLKARKIFKNKEVLRHSYTPKDLPHRHEQIEALAQILVPVLKGETPSNIFVYGKTGTGKTVTVKFVTEELKKVSQKYNIPVEVIYINCEIVDTHYRVLANIVNHFKDETGIEVPLVGWPTDEVYAKLKQVIDMKERFVIIVLDEIDKLVKKSGDEVLYSLTRINTELKRAKVSVIGISNDLKFKEYLDPRVLSSLSEEEVVFPPYDANQLKDILTQRAEEAFYPGVLEEGVIPLCAALAAREHGDARKALDLLRVAGEIAEREGASKVTEKHVWRAQEKIEQDMMEEVIKTLPLQSKVLLYAIVLLDENGDLPANTGEVYSVYRELCEYLDLEPLTQRRISDLINELDMLGIINAKVVSKGRYGRTKEIRLNVTPYKIRNVFRYDYAIQPLLTVSLKGGQRRLL from the coding sequence ATGAGCGAAGGTGAGCAGTTGCACTTGGATAAGCTCTTTGAGAGACTACTCAAAGCAAGGAAGATATTCAAGAACAAGGAAGTTCTTAGGCATAGCTATACTCCAAAGGATTTACCTCATAGACATGAGCAGATAGAGGCCTTGGCTCAGATATTAGTACCCGTCCTCAAAGGAGAGACCCCTTCAAACATATTCGTCTATGGGAAGACTGGAACGGGTAAGACCGTTACCGTCAAATTCGTCACGGAGGAGCTTAAGAAAGTATCTCAGAAGTACAACATTCCAGTGGAAGTTATATACATAAATTGTGAAATTGTAGACACCCACTATCGCGTGTTAGCTAATATCGTTAACCACTTTAAGGATGAGACTGGAATAGAGGTTCCGCTCGTTGGGTGGCCCACGGATGAAGTTTACGCTAAGCTCAAGCAGGTTATAGATATGAAAGAAAGGTTCGTCATAATAGTTCTCGACGAAATCGATAAGCTCGTGAAGAAGAGTGGTGACGAAGTTTTGTACTCCTTAACAAGGATTAACACCGAGCTTAAGAGGGCTAAAGTTAGCGTAATCGGTATCTCAAACGACTTAAAGTTTAAGGAGTATCTAGATCCTAGGGTCTTGTCGAGTTTGAGCGAGGAAGAAGTAGTATTTCCTCCCTATGACGCTAACCAACTAAAGGATATACTGACTCAGAGGGCCGAGGAGGCATTCTATCCTGGGGTTCTTGAGGAAGGTGTTATACCTTTATGCGCTGCATTGGCAGCTAGGGAACATGGAGACGCTAGGAAAGCATTGGATTTACTTAGGGTTGCCGGTGAAATTGCTGAAAGGGAAGGTGCCAGTAAAGTTACAGAAAAGCACGTTTGGAGGGCCCAGGAGAAGATAGAACAGGACATGATGGAAGAGGTCATTAAGACGCTTCCACTCCAATCGAAGGTTTTGCTGTATGCGATAGTTTTACTTGATGAAAATGGAGACTTACCTGCAAATACTGGGGAGGTTTACTCAGTTTACAGGGAGCTTTGTGAGTACCTAGATTTGGAACCCCTAACTCAGAGGAGAATTAGTGATTTGATAAATGAACTCGACATGCTCGGCATAATAAACGCGAAGGTCGTAAGTAAGGGTCGCTATGGTAGGACCAAAGAGATAAGGTTAAACGTTACTCCATATAAGATCAGGAACGTGTTCCGTTATGATTATGCAATTCAACCTTTGCTCACGGTTAGCTTAAAGGGTGGTCAAAGGAGGTTGCTCTAA
- a CDS encoding DNA-directed DNA polymerase II small subunit, with amino-acid sequence MDELVKALERAGYLLTPSAYYLLVDHFKEGKFSLVELVKFAKSKGVFIIDGDLAYEFLQFLGLGVPQEIKESYISTGEEAEKTVESQETRASELEEGGVSQVSSGELQELKEESPEISTTEEEIGGLELVQSSISTGSEVEYNNGENGESVVVLDKYGYPILYAPEEIGEEKEYSKYEDVVIEWNPSVTPVQIEKNYEVKFDVRQVKLRPPKVKNGSGKEGEIIVEAYASLFKSRLSKLKRILRENPEISNVVDIGKLNYVSGDEEVTIIGLVNSKRETNRGLIFEVEDKTGIVKVFLPKDSEDYREAFKVLPDAVVAFKGFYSKKGIFFANKFYLPDVPLYRKQKPPLEEKVYAILISDIHVGSREFCEKAFLKFLEWLNGHVESKEEEEIVSRVKYLIIAGDVVDGIGIYPGQYSDLVIPDIFDQYEALANLLANVPEHITMFIGPGNHDAARPAIPQPEFYKEYAKPIYKLKNAIIISNPAVIRLHGRDFLIAHGRGIEDVVSFVPGLTHHKPGLPMVELLKMRHLAPTFGGKVPIAPDPEDLLVIEEVPDLVQMGHVHVYDAVVYRGVQLVNSATWQAQTEFQKMVNIVPTPAKVPVVDVESARVVKVLDFSGWC; translated from the coding sequence ATGGATGAATTGGTTAAGGCCCTTGAGAGGGCCGGCTACCTCTTAACGCCTTCGGCCTACTATCTCCTCGTGGATCATTTTAAGGAGGGTAAGTTCTCCCTAGTTGAGCTCGTGAAGTTTGCAAAATCCAAGGGCGTCTTCATAATAGATGGCGACCTAGCTTACGAGTTCCTTCAATTCCTGGGCCTCGGGGTTCCACAGGAAATAAAGGAGAGTTATATTTCCACTGGAGAAGAGGCTGAGAAAACAGTTGAATCCCAGGAAACTAGAGCTTCAGAGCTTGAAGAAGGGGGAGTAAGTCAAGTTTCTAGTGGAGAGCTCCAGGAATTGAAGGAAGAATCTCCTGAAATTTCCACAACTGAGGAAGAAATTGGAGGTCTTGAACTGGTCCAGAGTTCTATTTCCACTGGAAGTGAAGTAGAGTATAACAACGGTGAAAATGGAGAGAGCGTGGTTGTGCTCGATAAATACGGTTATCCAATTCTATATGCTCCAGAGGAAATAGGGGAGGAGAAGGAGTACTCAAAGTACGAGGACGTTGTAATAGAGTGGAATCCATCAGTTACACCAGTTCAAATAGAGAAGAATTATGAGGTAAAATTTGACGTGAGGCAAGTGAAGTTGAGGCCTCCAAAGGTTAAGAATGGTTCGGGAAAAGAAGGGGAGATAATAGTTGAGGCCTATGCATCCCTGTTCAAGAGCAGGCTATCTAAGCTTAAGAGGATTCTCCGTGAGAATCCCGAGATAAGCAACGTGGTCGATATAGGGAAGCTAAATTACGTGAGTGGAGACGAGGAAGTTACAATAATTGGACTGGTTAACTCCAAGAGGGAAACAAACAGGGGCTTGATATTTGAGGTTGAGGATAAAACTGGAATCGTGAAGGTTTTCCTTCCAAAGGATTCTGAAGATTACAGGGAGGCGTTTAAAGTTCTTCCAGATGCGGTAGTTGCGTTTAAGGGTTTCTATTCCAAGAAGGGAATATTCTTTGCCAATAAATTCTACCTTCCAGACGTTCCGCTTTATAGAAAGCAGAAACCTCCACTGGAAGAGAAAGTCTATGCGATATTGATAAGTGATATTCACGTTGGGAGCAGGGAGTTCTGCGAGAAGGCGTTCCTTAAGTTCCTAGAGTGGCTGAATGGCCACGTTGAGAGCAAGGAAGAGGAGGAAATAGTTAGCAGGGTGAAGTACCTTATAATAGCTGGAGACGTTGTTGATGGGATAGGAATATATCCTGGCCAATATAGTGATCTCGTGATTCCGGATATATTTGACCAATACGAGGCCCTAGCTAACCTTTTGGCGAACGTTCCAGAGCATATAACGATGTTCATAGGGCCAGGAAATCACGATGCCGCTAGGCCAGCGATTCCTCAACCAGAATTTTACAAGGAATATGCGAAACCCATTTACAAGCTTAAGAACGCCATCATAATAAGCAATCCAGCCGTAATAAGGTTGCATGGTAGGGACTTCTTGATAGCTCACGGAAGGGGGATCGAAGATGTGGTATCTTTTGTCCCTGGGTTAACCCATCACAAGCCTGGATTGCCGATGGTTGAGCTGCTTAAGATGAGGCATCTAGCCCCAACGTTCGGGGGCAAGGTTCCAATTGCTCCAGATCCCGAGGATTTACTCGTCATCGAGGAAGTTCCTGATTTGGTTCAGATGGGTCACGTCCACGTTTATGATGCCGTTGTTTACAGGGGTGTCCAGCTCGTGAATTCTGCAACTTGGCAGGCCCAGACTGAGTTCCAGAAGATGGTTAACATAGTCCCTACGCCTGCCAAGGTTCCCGTGGTTGATGTTGAAAGCGCGAGGGTTGTTAAGGTTCTCGACTTCAGCGGGTGGTGTTGA
- a CDS encoding DNA-directed DNA polymerase II large subunit, producing the protein MELPKEMEEYFEMLQREIDKAYEIAKKARAQGKDPSLDVEIPQATDMAGRVESLVGPPGVAKRIRELVKEYGKEIAALKIVDEIIEGKFGDLGSREKYAEQAVRTALAILTEGIVSAPIEGIANVKIKRNTWADNSEYLALYYAGPIRSSGGTAQALSVLVGDYVRRKLGLDRFKPSEKHIERMVEEVDLYHRAVTRLQYHPSPEEVRLAMRNIPIEITGEATDDVEVSHRDVPGVETNQLRGGAILVLAEGVLQKAKKLVKYIDKMGIEGWEWLKEFVEAKEKGEPKEEGKEESLAESTLEETKVEVDMGFYYSLYQKFKEEIAPSDKYAKEVIGGRPLFSDPSKPGGFRLRYGRSRASGFATWGINPATMILVDEFLAIGTQLKTERPGKGAVVTPVTTIEGPIVKLKDGSVLRVDDYNLALKVREDVEEILYLGDAVIAFGDFVENNQTLLPANYCEEWWILEFVKALKEIYEVHLEPFTENEEESIEEASDYLEIDPEFLKEMLRDPLRVKPPVELAIHFSEVLGIPLHPYYTLYWNSVEPKDVEKLWRLLKNYAEIEWSNFRGIKFAKKIVISQEKLGDSKRTLELLGLPHTVRDGNVIVDYPWAAALLTPLGNLNWEFMAKPLYATIDIINENNEIKLRDRGISWIGARMGRPEKAKERKMKPPVQVLFPIGLAGGSSRDIKKAAEEGKVAEVEIAFFKCPKCGHVGPEHLCPNCGTRKELLWVCPRCNAEYPESQAEGYNYTCPKCNVKLRPYAKRKIRPSELLNRAMENVKVYGVDKLKGVMGMTSGWKMPEPLEKGLLRAKNDVYVFKDGTIRFDATDAPITHFRPREIGVSVEKLRELGYTHDFEGKPLVSEDQIVELKPQDIILSKEAGRYLLKVAKFVDDLLEKFYGLPRFYNAEKMEDLIGHLVIGLAPHTSAGIVGRIIGFVDALVGYAHPYFHAAKRRNCFPGDTRILVQIDGVPQKITLRELYELFEDERYENMVYVRKKPKREIKVYSIDLETGKVVLTDIEDVIKAPATDHLIRFELEDGRSFETTVDHPVLVYENGRFIEKRAFEVKEGDKVLVSELELVEQSSSSQDNPKNENLGSPEHDQLLEIKNIKYVRANDDFVFSLNAKKYHNVIINENIVTHQCDGDEDAVMLLLDALLNFSRYYLPEKRGGKMDAPLVITTRLDPREVDSEVHNMDIVRYYPLEFYEATYELKSPKELVGVIERVEDRLGKPEMYYGLKFTHDTDDIALGPKMSLYKQLGDMEEKVRRQLEVAKRIRAVDEHGVAEKILNSHLIPDLRGNLRSFTRQEFRCVKCNTKFRRPPLNGKCPVCGGKIVLTVSKGAIEKYLGTAKMLVTEYNVKNYTRQRICLTERDIDSLFENVFPETQLTLIVNPNDICQRLVMARTGEVNKSGLLENLSNGSKKTEKAEKAEKPRKKSDEKPKKKRVISLEEFFSRKSK; encoded by the coding sequence ATGGAGCTTCCAAAGGAAATGGAAGAGTATTTCGAAATGCTACAGAGGGAGATAGATAAGGCCTATGAGATAGCTAAAAAGGCGAGGGCTCAGGGTAAGGATCCCAGCTTGGATGTTGAGATACCTCAAGCTACCGATATGGCCGGAAGAGTTGAAAGCTTAGTTGGCCCCCCAGGAGTTGCTAAAAGGATTAGGGAGTTAGTTAAAGAGTATGGAAAGGAGATTGCCGCCCTCAAAATAGTTGACGAGATAATTGAAGGTAAATTCGGCGACCTTGGAAGTAGGGAGAAGTACGCTGAGCAGGCCGTGAGAACTGCATTGGCAATTCTAACCGAGGGAATAGTTTCCGCTCCGATTGAGGGTATAGCTAACGTCAAGATAAAGAGAAACACTTGGGCTGACAACTCCGAGTATCTGGCCCTCTACTATGCGGGCCCAATAAGGAGCTCAGGTGGAACCGCTCAGGCCCTTAGCGTTTTGGTTGGTGATTACGTTAGAAGGAAGCTCGGCCTAGACAGGTTTAAGCCAAGCGAGAAGCACATAGAGAGAATGGTTGAAGAGGTAGATCTTTATCATAGGGCCGTCACTAGGTTGCAGTATCATCCCTCTCCAGAGGAAGTTAGGCTTGCTATGAGGAACATTCCAATCGAGATAACAGGTGAGGCAACGGATGATGTTGAAGTCTCCCATAGGGACGTTCCTGGGGTCGAAACTAATCAGCTTAGAGGCGGTGCAATTCTAGTTCTAGCTGAAGGTGTCCTCCAAAAGGCTAAGAAGCTTGTTAAATATATAGACAAGATGGGGATTGAGGGTTGGGAATGGCTCAAGGAATTCGTTGAGGCTAAGGAGAAGGGAGAACCTAAGGAGGAAGGTAAAGAGGAAAGCCTAGCTGAATCAACCCTTGAGGAAACGAAGGTCGAAGTTGATATGGGCTTCTACTACTCTCTTTATCAGAAGTTCAAGGAGGAAATTGCTCCAAGCGACAAGTACGCTAAGGAAGTTATAGGGGGCAGACCTTTATTCTCTGATCCATCTAAACCAGGTGGATTTAGGTTGCGTTACGGGAGGAGTAGGGCTAGCGGGTTCGCAACTTGGGGAATAAACCCTGCAACCATGATTTTAGTTGACGAGTTCTTGGCAATAGGAACTCAGCTAAAAACCGAAAGGCCAGGGAAGGGTGCGGTGGTTACTCCAGTAACGACGATTGAGGGCCCAATAGTCAAGCTCAAGGATGGTAGCGTTCTGAGGGTTGATGATTATAATTTGGCCCTCAAGGTTAGGGAAGATGTTGAGGAGATACTTTACCTTGGTGACGCGGTGATAGCTTTCGGAGATTTCGTTGAGAACAACCAAACCCTCCTTCCAGCTAATTATTGCGAGGAGTGGTGGATACTTGAGTTCGTCAAGGCCCTCAAAGAGATATATGAGGTCCACCTTGAGCCTTTTACCGAAAATGAGGAAGAGAGCATTGAGGAAGCTTCTGATTACCTCGAGATTGACCCAGAATTTTTAAAGGAAATGCTCAGGGATCCGTTGAGAGTAAAACCTCCGGTTGAGCTTGCCATACACTTCTCCGAGGTTCTTGGAATACCCTTGCATCCCTATTACACCTTGTACTGGAATTCCGTCGAGCCCAAAGACGTTGAAAAGCTGTGGAGATTGCTCAAAAATTATGCCGAGATTGAATGGAGCAACTTTAGGGGAATTAAATTTGCGAAGAAAATTGTCATATCCCAAGAAAAGCTTGGAGATTCTAAGAGGACTTTAGAGCTCCTGGGATTGCCTCACACCGTTAGAGATGGGAACGTTATAGTGGACTATCCCTGGGCTGCCGCCCTCTTAACTCCCCTCGGCAACTTGAATTGGGAGTTCATGGCAAAGCCCCTTTACGCCACCATAGATATAATCAACGAGAATAACGAGATAAAGCTTCGTGATAGGGGAATAAGCTGGATTGGCGCGAGAATGGGTAGGCCAGAGAAGGCGAAAGAGAGAAAGATGAAGCCTCCTGTTCAAGTTCTGTTCCCAATAGGTCTGGCCGGCGGGAGCAGTAGAGACATAAAGAAAGCCGCTGAAGAGGGTAAAGTGGCCGAGGTTGAGATAGCTTTCTTCAAGTGCCCCAAGTGCGGTCACGTTGGCCCAGAGCATTTATGTCCAAACTGTGGAACGAGGAAAGAACTTCTCTGGGTCTGTCCAAGGTGTAACGCGGAGTACCCTGAGAGCCAGGCCGAGGGCTATAATTACACTTGTCCAAAGTGCAACGTCAAGCTAAGGCCCTACGCCAAGAGGAAGATAAGGCCTTCCGAATTGCTGAATAGGGCCATGGAGAACGTCAAAGTCTACGGAGTTGACAAGTTAAAGGGAGTCATGGGAATGACTTCTGGCTGGAAGATGCCAGAGCCACTTGAGAAAGGTCTTCTGAGGGCTAAAAACGATGTTTACGTGTTCAAGGATGGAACGATAAGGTTTGACGCAACAGATGCCCCAATAACCCACTTCAGGCCGAGGGAAATTGGAGTTTCCGTTGAGAAGTTAAGGGAACTTGGTTATACTCATGACTTCGAGGGTAAACCCCTGGTTAGCGAGGATCAAATAGTTGAGCTCAAGCCCCAGGATATTATCCTATCAAAGGAAGCCGGGAGATATCTCCTAAAGGTGGCCAAGTTTGTTGATGACCTCCTTGAGAAATTCTACGGCTTGCCGAGATTTTACAACGCCGAAAAGATGGAAGATTTAATAGGCCATCTCGTCATAGGCTTGGCTCCACACACCTCCGCTGGTATAGTGGGTAGGATAATAGGCTTTGTCGATGCCCTAGTTGGTTACGCTCACCCCTACTTCCACGCTGCGAAGAGGAGAAACTGCTTCCCGGGTGATACTAGGATTCTCGTCCAAATAGATGGAGTTCCACAGAAGATAACTCTAAGGGAGCTGTATGAGCTGTTCGAGGATGAAAGGTACGAAAATATGGTTTACGTTAGGAAGAAGCCCAAGAGGGAAATTAAGGTTTATTCCATTGACCTCGAAACTGGCAAAGTTGTATTGACGGATATAGAGGATGTCATAAAGGCTCCGGCCACGGATCATTTGATAAGGTTCGAGCTTGAAGATGGAAGAAGTTTTGAAACCACCGTAGATCATCCAGTTTTAGTTTATGAAAACGGCAGATTTATTGAGAAAAGGGCCTTTGAAGTTAAGGAGGGGGATAAAGTACTCGTCTCTGAGCTCGAGTTAGTTGAACAATCAAGCTCGTCCCAGGATAACCCCAAGAACGAGAACTTAGGATCCCCTGAGCATGACCAACTCTTAGAGATCAAGAATATCAAATACGTTAGAGCTAATGATGACTTTGTGTTCTCTCTTAATGCTAAGAAATACCATAACGTTATAATAAATGAGAATATTGTAACGCATCAATGTGATGGAGATGAAGACGCTGTTATGCTCCTCCTAGATGCCCTCCTAAACTTCTCTCGCTATTACCTTCCGGAAAAGCGTGGTGGAAAGATGGACGCTCCTTTGGTAATTACAACGAGGCTTGATCCCAGGGAAGTTGATAGCGAAGTCCATAACATGGACATAGTCAGGTATTATCCCCTGGAGTTCTACGAGGCAACTTATGAGCTTAAATCCCCGAAGGAACTCGTTGGGGTAATAGAAAGGGTTGAGGATCGCCTAGGAAAGCCTGAGATGTACTATGGCCTGAAGTTCACCCACGATACGGATGACATAGCTTTGGGTCCAAAGATGAGTCTATACAAGCAGTTAGGGGACATGGAAGAGAAGGTCAGGAGACAGCTTGAAGTTGCTAAGAGGATTAGAGCTGTGGATGAACATGGAGTTGCCGAGAAGATATTGAATTCCCACCTAATTCCTGACTTAAGGGGTAATCTAAGGAGCTTTACGAGGCAAGAGTTCAGGTGCGTCAAGTGCAACACTAAGTTCAGGAGGCCCCCACTGAATGGAAAGTGCCCCGTTTGCGGAGGTAAAATAGTCCTTACCGTGAGCAAGGGGGCAATCGAGAAATACTTGGGAACTGCCAAGATGCTCGTTACCGAATACAACGTGAAGAATTACACGAGGCAGAGGATATGCTTGACTGAAAGGGACATAGATTCACTGTTCGAAAACGTGTTCCCAGAGACCCAGTTAACTTTAATCGTTAATCCAAATGATATCTGCCAGAGACTCGTGATGGCGAGAACTGGAGAAGTTAATAAGTCAGGCCTCCTTGAAAATCTTTCTAACGGTTCGAAGAAGACTGAGAAAGCTGAAAAGGCCGAGAAGCCCAGGAAGAAATCAGATGAGAAGCCAAAGAAGAAAAGGGTTATCAGCCTCGAAGAGTTCTTTTCAAGAAAATCAAAGTAA
- the radB gene encoding DNA repair and recombination protein RadB, whose amino-acid sequence MRASKYEAKGMTLTTGVKGLDELLGGGVARGVILQVYGPFATGKTTFAMQVGLLNEGKVAYVDTEGGFSPERLKQMAESRGLDPEKALSKFIIFEPMDLNEQRRIISKLKTVVSDKFSLVVVDSLTAHYRAEGSRDHVELAKQLQVLQWLARKKNVAVIVVNQVYYDSNTNTLRPIAEHTLGYRTKDILRFEKFRVGVRLAVLERHRFRPEGGIVYFKITDKGIEDVLKAKPENGEENI is encoded by the coding sequence ATGAGGGCTTCGAAGTATGAGGCTAAGGGCATGACACTAACGACAGGAGTTAAGGGGTTGGACGAGCTACTCGGGGGAGGCGTTGCTAGAGGGGTTATACTGCAAGTTTACGGCCCTTTTGCCACGGGAAAGACTACCTTTGCAATGCAAGTTGGCCTTTTAAATGAGGGAAAGGTTGCCTACGTGGATACTGAAGGTGGATTTTCGCCCGAGAGGCTTAAGCAGATGGCTGAGTCCAGGGGCTTAGACCCCGAGAAGGCCCTTTCAAAGTTCATAATTTTCGAGCCCATGGATTTAAACGAGCAGAGGAGGATTATATCTAAGCTTAAAACCGTGGTAAGCGACAAGTTTTCACTCGTTGTAGTTGACTCCTTGACAGCTCACTACAGGGCCGAGGGTAGTAGAGATCACGTAGAGTTGGCCAAGCAGCTACAAGTTCTTCAATGGTTGGCTAGAAAGAAGAACGTTGCCGTTATTGTGGTTAATCAGGTGTACTATGACTCGAACACTAACACTCTGAGGCCTATCGCTGAGCATACTTTGGGGTATAGAACGAAGGATATACTTAGGTTCGAGAAGTTCAGGGTTGGTGTTAGACTGGCCGTTCTTGAAAGGCATAGGTTTAGGCCGGAGGGTGGAATAGTTTACTTTAAGATAACGGACAAGGGAATTGAGGACGTTCTTAAGGCCAAACCAGAAAATGGAGAAGAGAACATCTAA
- a CDS encoding MBL fold metallo-hydrolase, which translates to MKIVWYGHACFLIKTKGVSILIDPYPDVDEDRMEKVDYILITHEHMDHYGKTPLIAKLNDAEVIGPKTVYLMAISDGLTKVREIEAGQEIQLGDVTVKAFYTEHPTSQYPLGYLIIGDKRVAHLGDTYYSPSFKNLRGQVDILLVPIGGRSTASEREAVDIVDIIRPRIAVPMHYGTYGGGSAEGFKRELQRRRVWVLVKDLKPYEGFEV; encoded by the coding sequence ATGAAGATAGTCTGGTACGGTCATGCATGTTTCTTAATAAAGACCAAAGGGGTGAGCATTCTAATAGACCCGTATCCTGACGTGGATGAGGACAGGATGGAAAAAGTGGATTACATATTAATAACTCATGAACACATGGATCACTACGGCAAGACCCCGTTGATAGCAAAGTTGAATGATGCTGAAGTCATAGGTCCAAAAACTGTGTACTTAATGGCAATAAGTGATGGCCTAACGAAGGTTAGGGAAATAGAGGCTGGCCAAGAAATTCAGCTTGGGGATGTAACTGTTAAAGCATTCTATACCGAGCATCCGACCAGTCAATACCCCCTGGGATACCTAATAATCGGAGATAAGAGGGTTGCTCATCTTGGAGATACTTACTACAGCCCAAGCTTCAAGAACCTGAGGGGTCAAGTTGATATCCTTCTCGTTCCGATAGGGGGGAGATCTACTGCTAGCGAGAGGGAGGCGGTTGACATAGTTGACATAATTAGGCCGAGGATAGCGGTTCCAATGCACTACGGTACCTACGGAGGGGGAAGCGCTGAGGGCTTTAAGAGGGAGCTCCAAAGGAGAAGAGTTTGGGTTCTAGTAAAGGACTTGAAGCCCTATGAGGGCTTCGAAGTATGA
- a CDS encoding proteasome assembly chaperone family protein encodes MEGKPVSIVLPEIENAVFIEGYPGIGLVGHIAANFLAKELNMEMIGYVESSFIPPMTLILEGKPNPPLRFYGKDNLIIAVADIYLPPTLINEIAKEIANYLKENNAEKVISLGGMGIGIFKEKFEVWGVGGTEEENNELKNLGVKLLEYGSISGMSGRLLWEASKRGIKSYVILGETFGDRPDPRAAANVVEVLNKMLNLNVSVEPLLREAEMIEEQLRKMHEQMEKARRSVEKQYETMYL; translated from the coding sequence ATGGAGGGTAAACCTGTCTCAATAGTCCTTCCCGAGATTGAGAATGCCGTATTCATTGAGGGATACCCAGGAATAGGCTTAGTCGGCCACATCGCTGCTAACTTCCTGGCCAAGGAACTTAACATGGAGATGATAGGGTACGTGGAAAGCTCCTTTATACCGCCCATGACCCTCATCCTCGAGGGGAAGCCGAACCCACCTTTGAGGTTCTACGGGAAGGACAACCTAATAATAGCCGTAGCGGACATATACCTTCCCCCTACGCTAATCAATGAGATAGCTAAGGAGATAGCTAACTATTTAAAGGAGAACAACGCCGAAAAAGTAATTTCTCTTGGTGGCATGGGGATAGGGATATTCAAGGAGAAGTTTGAGGTCTGGGGAGTTGGAGGCACGGAGGAGGAGAACAACGAGTTAAAGAATTTGGGGGTTAAGCTTCTTGAGTACGGTTCAATTAGTGGTATGAGTGGAAGGTTGCTCTGGGAGGCTTCAAAGAGGGGGATCAAGAGCTACGTAATACTTGGAGAAACCTTCGGCGATAGACCCGATCCAAGGGCGGCAGCTAATGTCGTTGAGGTCCTTAACAAGATGTTAAACCTCAACGTCTCCGTTGAGCCCCTCCTAAGGGAGGCTGAGATGATTGAAGAGCAGTTAAGGAAGATGCACGAGCAGATGGAGAAGGCGAGGAGGAGCGTTGAGAAGCAATATGAAACTATGTACCTGTGA